AAAAGGTGAGAACCTCTCAAAGCCCACATGAGAACAATATATTTCAGCCCAATTACTACTTTTGATCGCTTTTCCTTCTCTTAAACCCTAACTCATGGGGCCCACAAACAAAGAGGGAGAGAAATAAGAAGACATAGAAGAATGAAATATCAAGCACAGAAGTGAAGCTGTACTTTGGTTGTCTTGGTGGGTATAAATAGCCACCGCTAGCTCTTCGCTGCGAATTCGCCTTTGCTATTACAAGAAAAGCCGAATTCACCCTAAAATCCTCTTTAGGGATTCTCTCGACAAAAGTtaaggttttttgttttctttgaataaCAAAAGAGAATGGTGGCTGACAAGGGAAAGAAACTAAAGGTCACTGACGAAGAAGAGACTGATCACATTGATGGAGAGCTTGTTATTTCCATTGAGAAGTTGCAAGAGCTCCAGGATGAGCTcgagaaggtttttttttatccctttttttctctcttcctctctgtGTATGCTTTTACTCATGTcatatatatctatttttttatttttgggggaTGGGGGTGGGTGGTTGAAGCTGTCGGATTTTGTTGGGTTTATTGTAAcaataccaagaaaaaaaaatgtgtgcttggataaattataaaatgcgtGCTTGGATAAATTATCTTTTGCTTAGGTTAACATTTTAAAGACAACTTAGGTGAATGGCCAAGTTGATGTTCTGTAACACGTCTGTTTCGGAGAATTGACCTTGTGAGTCATGAATTACTAGCTCCAATCCTGTTATTTCGTGGGTGAGATTTTATGTACCTTGGAAATGGAGACTCTGTGCTATTAAATTGAACTCCATTTAATTAGTAggcccaaaaaagaaaaaaagaaagaaagaaaacataaaaagggTTATACATGTTGTATCTGCCTTTCATTGGTGCCGTTGTTGAATGTATTGCAGTTTCTTTGTAATTCTGATGCGAGACTGGAGTAGACCATCGGGGTAtgctttaagattttttaatatgaaatgtaATTTATGAATCCTGGCATTTTCTTTGACGTTGAACAGGTTAATGAACAAGCAAGTGATGAAGTGCTGGAAATTGAGCAGAAGTACAATGAGGTTCGCAGACCTGTCTACACTAAAAGGAATGATATCATCAAATGTATTCCTGACTTCTGGTTAACTGCTGTGAGTGACCTATTTGCACTCTTAAAATTTCTGTTTTGAGTTAGCTATTGGCTATCCGTTTCTAACCTTTATGTGACATGTGCTTGATGCAGTTCCTGAGTCACCCTGCCCTTTGTGATCTTTTGACTGAGGATGACCAAAAGGTTTGTCACCTAAATTctgaatttcattttattactttttatgtAACTCAACACTAACTGGTTGTTTGGAGctgcaattttgttttattacctTCAATTTCTTATGTTCAAGATATCAATATCAATGAGTGTTTAATTCAGTGGCATGCTCTCATGCAAAGCTGGGATAGTAGGGCCagcatttaatttcatttcctgCAATtgcagcccaaaaaaaaatatctggaATCTTTATTGGTTATTAATGttgaattgaaatgaaaatttattaatttaataatcatgTTGACAATGAATGCTTGCACCCAAAGGACTCATTGGTCTTCTGTTGTTGATACAGATCTTCAAGTATCTGGATTCTCTACACGTGGAGGATTCCAAAGATGTGAAGTCAGGGTATTCTATAACATTTGTAAGTATTTTTTGCCACCCTTTCTTTTTGGGACACTTGATTAATGTTGCTCTTGTTTCTGGAATGGATTCTATTGTTTTCATGAGcggttatttaatttttattcatttcttcttttcagATATATCTCTTATTTTACTCTCATGACCTTAGTGTTGATGAATTACTGCTGATCATTTTCttgtctttcctttttctctcttgtcACTCTAACTTTCAGAACTTCAAAGAGAATCCTCATTTTGAAGATACAAAGCTGATAAAAACCTTTACATTCTCTGATGAGGGTACAACTAAGATAACTGGTACAGACATAAAGTGGAAGGAGGGCATGGTAATGCTTATCTATAATCTCTGTGGCATCCTTTACTCTTTCCTCTCTTGCTTGTGTTTTTGTAGAAAGTTGATTGTGAATTCTATCATGTGAAGGGCACTGCAAATGGAGGCAATCAtgagaaaaaaggaaacaaacgaCCTTTGGCTGAGTTGAGGTTATTCTCTAACCATTCTTTGCTTTATTAAGCCATTTGttgttataaaaaaagagaggtacAGCTAATTTCATATTTGATGCTTTGTCACCAAAAAGGTTTGCTGAGGCATGGGCATAAAAGCAACATGTGGTTTATGGCAACGAGCTGCAAAATCTTCTATGATTTCACAATATTAATTGagatatctaattaattatacattAGTATTTAAGGGAATAAATACTTAATGTGCCAAAACAGTAACCTACCTTTGTTGTGCTCAAATTTGAAGTAGGTTAATCAGAACTCAGATGCCAACTTCTAAGCTAAAATATTTATCTTGCATGCTTCAGTTGGAGGATGCTATTTATTTGGTGGAGGGAGACAATTCGACCTTTATTTCAGAAGCTTGTTGATGTGAAACAAAATCGGTTAACCTGAAAATCTATAAATTTGTTAGGTGGTCTATCCTTCACAATTTCATTTAGCTTGCCAGACCACTTTACTATGCCCTCCACCTGTATTGGTCACGTACAAGATGGGGATTGACTGTACAATTTTTTGGTAAGCAGCATGTATGCTGTTGTTTGGAGGTGCCTAATTGGAAACtgaatcaacctttatcaattaAACAGTTTCTGTGAGCTTTAGATCAGTATTTTGGTCTCTATATGGACCTCTGGCTCGGGATTTTCGAGGAGTGTTTTAGTCAATATTTCAATGAATTGGAAAACCCTAGTGTTTCAGGGGATTTTCGAGGAGTTTTTTAGTCCATGTTTCAACGAATTGGAAAGCCTTAGTGCTATCTCACTGTAGGATTATGCCTTAGCCTCCCTGTTTCAATTGCTCACTCTCTCTACTAATGTCACATAAAAACCAAGGCTGCATCACCTAGGACAAATGGAAAAATATTCCTCATGTAATCTGATACTGGGATCTGATCTGCTATCTTGTGATTTGTTGCTCTTTGGTATACAGTTTCAGATTCTTGAACCTtccaatacaaaatataaaagcaattaAATTTGAGAGCTACTCTAgaactctataattattctcATGCCTCAACTTAAATTGCAGATACAGAAAACATTGAGAGAGCAATTATCTTTACATATTTACTCTAGAACTCTATAATTATTCATCAATTATTTGATGGTGCAGCTTCTTCAGTTGGTTTGCTGAAACTGAACAGAAGGAGATCACTGAGCTTCATGATGAGGTATTAGATGCcctttgctttattaatttcGTATGTAGATAGTGTAAATTGATGATTTGATAGTTTGTGTTCTGTTATGCTTGACTCTATTTTAgtgtataaatattttcaatttttcaccTACATTAGCTTAATCTGGGACAATTGGATTAAAGTTAAACTGCTTCCATCTAGTTCTTACTGTCTTACTAATTTTGATTTTCCTCCAAAATTGCAGGTTGCGGAGATAATTAAGGAGGACTTGTGGCCTAATCCTCTGAAGTACTTTAACAAtgtattgctttttaaaaaagtttttttatcatagattttcattttcattttcattctgtTCACATTTTtctgccttttattttatagaaataggttaatttttcaagtcaCTCTGTTTTATTGTTTCAGGAAGCTGATGAAGAGGATTCTGATgcagatgaagatgaagaggtAATGAAGCTGAGATTTCAATATATACGTCCTTGTCCTTGCATGCACATGAGAGCACTTCCACATGTACACGatgcatgcatgtatatatgtgtgtgtgtgtgcgagTGCACACGCGTGGGCATAGTTGGGCACTGTTTGATGTTTGCATTTAGTCACTTCATGGTCTTTCTTGTTGTTTACATGAAAACTGAGTTTTAGGTACATTTTTTAGCTCTTTCAATCTCAGAAAGTGAGAAAGTAGGTTTTCTCATAATAGGGTGAAACAAATACTTGAAAGTAGAGGAACGAGACTGGGGCAAGTGGGGGAGGAGCAGAAACTGGATCTGATGAGTGAGCAACTGACCTGTAGGAGTTCTATATGTAGCCAAGTTCCATAGAAATAGCATATGCATTTATGACGATTCTAGTTCCATAAAATTTAGTGCTTTATTAAACACTGCTAACATCAAATGATCTAACATGGAATGTTTTATTTGCTATGGGCAATGGGGAACACGTTTGTGTGCTGCTGCAACTTTAAGTTCTGTTAATCTGTTCTGATCGTTAATCTGTTCTGATGGAGATCAGAACTAATTATTAGAAGTGATTGCAGTCTAGAATATTAACAGAAACGCAAGCATTCTTTTTGAGGCTTAAACATAGCACATGAATCTAAGTTTGGACAAATAGCTTATAATCATAATCACTGTACTTCAATTCCTTATAAATTGAGggttatttaaattatgattgaatAGTAGTGGTATCTGCACCAGCGTTCCCCCCTACCAATCATTGAACCGTGCATGTGTATTTGTTGCTTCTCAACGTCATATTCCCTAACATTGGCACTTTGATAGTCCTAGTCTCCCAATTGCGTTTTCACTCATATCTTTTTAGCTATAAAAGAGTCGTAAATTGCAATATTAAGTTGCTGCTGCTACTTTTATGGTTTGACAATGCTGTGCATGTCGTCTTGACATGATCGATGTCTGTCTATAGGAAAATGGTGATGAACAAGACGACGACGACGAAGATGACGCTGAAGATGACAATGAAGATGACGATGCTGAAGATAATTGAAATTTCTCTTGCTTTTGTGGTTTTCTTGTCAATGAGGGAGAAAGTACCAAACTAGATAAAGGAAGTGGAATAGCTAATGATGTGGAGCTACCTGcggttttgaatatttttagattttcagAGTTTCTTTCATCGGATTCGTAAAAGATTTTTCATCTAGCTACAGAACATTTTTTAGATCATGCTTTATcttctatatataaaagtagCTGGTATTTTTATAACTGTTGCTAATTATTTATGGTAgataatttggttttttctttacctTTTATTGTTGGATAAAAAGAGGAATGTATtataagaaagaacaaaaaaatcggAAATAAATTGAAGTATCCGTAAATAAtaggaggggaaaaaaaaagactacaaATCAGCAGATGAGGGATTCTCCGTCGAGTAAGAAGGAGAACAGAAAATGAAATAGGAAATGTATTTCATGAAAATGTCATGATAAAGGGGCACATGTGGTTATCAGCTGATAAGTAAGAATCTAAACCCACAGGTTTCAAGAAATTAGAATTCTGGCTTATCGTATGTGTGGGATTATTCCCCTTGTTAATGCACGGCACTGTAGTAGTAGTAAAGTAAACCCattggaatttattttctatagagGAAGATGGAAAATAAAGTTTAACTGTATAAATTTCAgagttataataaatttatataattattatttttagaatttatgaaattagttgagatatacataaattactgaacatctatattaataaaaaaataaaaaaaccttctagaaataacattattattCACTGATACAATCCCTTTAATGTCCCCGAGAAGGATTGAACAACACCTCTCACATTTTCTTACGTGCATTTTTGCATCTACTCAACGTGAGAAAACTCATTCTACCTCCTGTTGATCAGTCTTGTTAAGGTGCCTGCAacgaacattaaaaaaaaataataccagAGAAGGCCAGGAGAAGGTTCATCCTGCTGACAACTTGGGTTGGGGTTtaatataaaatctattttaaggTCAGGTtcgagaaaacaaataaaaacatcatatgcAAGTGTTGGAGCAGCTATACCTATATAGAAGGATTCGTGGATTGGAAAGCAGCATTAGTTTTCTGAAGAGCATTAGTTTTCTCACCATCTGTGAGCACCAGCAtcccttttttgtgtttttttttttttttttttttgctgacaAGAAATGCCTCTGTTGCCTGAGTTCTGCAAAACCAAACCGTTGAGTTGTGAAGCAAACCCATTTTAAGATAtggaaaagcattaaaaacaCAGCGCAAGCACTCCAATTGGTCTCATATAAAACATTGTGCAAGTAGCAATCACAGATCGACCTTCCAATTTTGATGGACAAGCTGCATTAACTTATCTTATCGTATCATCTTGCTTCATCACAGATGAGACATCATCATGAACTTATTCTGTCATTGATTCTTGAAACTGTCCCTCAACATCAGGCTCCATGTTTGGTTAACCCGATAATTTGTCTGGAATTCTCTGAAAAAAGCTTCATAAATTAGCAAGTCTAACCCAATAATTTGGGTGCAAAACCATGCAGTTCCTGAGAAATTACTACCCTAAtccaaaatggaaaaagaaaataaactctctccattttctttgtttttgaattgttgtgTCAAATTCCTCCATTACAATTTATAAAACaacaaggagaaagaaaagaaacacctACAAGCTTCCCATCAACAGCAGCATCATGGAGAATCCATTCCTGAGAACCTTAAATGTTAGATTTAAATTCTTTCAAAGAGGGCCCATgtctaatcttaaaaaaagaaagggaaaaaaaaaaacgccaaAAGCATCAAGAACTTGGCTCGCACACAGAACCACAACGAGCTAGAAAATAGACAAACAAAAGGCAaccttgtgttttctttttacttcctttctcgaaaaaattagattttcttGGACATGTTGAGGAATGAGTATTTGTGTGACAAgagtatttaattgattaatctcAGGACTAATACTAAGAGCAGAATAATCATGCGGCATgaagttaattaattacattagTGTAACTAACAATTTAGCAGACCAATTTTATCATACCTAAAGATTTGAgaacaaataatatttagataatattcgtataaattttaaataattttaaatttgtttaacaCTTGTgacttctaaaaaaattaaatttactatttttgttGTATATATGTATTTTGGAAAAAACTTACAACTTCAACGTAATCTAATTGACTTGGTTGGTTCAAAGGTAATTTGAATAACCAATAATTGTAATTtggatggtattttttttaatattagaatgaaaaaatattatattcacaCAAATTATGGACTTCATTGggtttaactttattttttaaaaaaatatattttttacttaatgatgtgataacaaaaatagacacTCCCAAAATTAAGCACCAACTAAATGAAAGGATGTTTGCTTAAGATtataataatctcataaaacataaaccaaaataaattatgaaaatcaattcaaaattaatcaactaaatgttgaaagatatataaaaaaaaagattcaaaaaaaaatggaataaaaaagagagagaagtatTCAACATTGTTATTACATCTAACCCGATAGGTCAACTTTAGAACCTCACATCTCGTTTTCTTAGCTTGGGTTTAAAATTAACCTTTATAAGAATTGTTTCAAAGTGATCCagttaaaattgttttcttaGCTTGGGTTTAAAATTGACCTTTATAAGAGTTGTTTCAAAGTGATCCAGTTAAAATGATAGGTCTAAAAGCAACCTAAACAAATAGTAAAAGCTTggcttggttattttttaaaaaacaaatttcaagatgataattttttatatatattgagatgACTATATAATGGAGAACCTGAGTTTTACGGCTTGACTCCCCAAATCCGCAACCAGGATCTTGTACTCcacttgatttaaaaattttgtttttcaatactctattttttttatttagtgttatgataacaaaaatagacgcTTGCAAAATTAagtattaatcaaattttaagatatttgtttaagattacaataatcttatagaaagcaaactaaaacaaattatgacatccaatttaaaattaataaaatattgaaggatagaattaaaaaaaactaaaaagcattcaataaaaaaattaataaaaataaaaaaagagagaccaCCTTCTTCATTGTCCATACCAGGGAAGCCCcaactaaataattatttttagtggtTTTCcttctaaataatttatttaattactctATTCATTTGgtgtaattatgttttttatagtttttttttttaattatgtacatagacaaactttaaattaattttgtagcTTCATAATTCCTATTTAATTTTGGTTGCTCCACCGACAAAAGTTATAATTGATACTACTTTCCTCTATGAATTTActcttgttttatatattaaggGGTAAGTCCAGCAAAAAGCAATGCTTTACTCTTTCTAACtcaaaacatcaatcttttgacaTGTCATACAAACTAAGAAAGAACAACTATTTGCATATTAACTAGGTCATCTATTCTCACATAGCTTTCTAACATTACcctttcattaaattttagagCCACAAGCTCATAAAGTATTTAATCAACGAAACATGTAATATTTTTCCTATGAAATGACACgccataatatttttcttaataactCAGTATATTTAGTCTAGCTAGGTTTCCAAAATACAGCaattcaaaagttttatttaaatattgtaaatcaaCGAGAGGTAAATAGGTTTTC
This DNA window, taken from Populus alba chromosome 17, ASM523922v2, whole genome shotgun sequence, encodes the following:
- the LOC118031866 gene encoding NAP1-related protein 2; this translates as MVADKGKKLKVTDEEETDHIDGELVISIEKLQELQDELEKVNEQASDEVLEIEQKYNEVRRPVYTKRNDIIKCIPDFWLTAFLSHPALCDLLTEDDQKIFKYLDSLHVEDSKDVKSGYSITFNFKENPHFEDTKLIKTFTFSDEGTTKITGTDIKWKEGMGTANGGNHEKKGNKRPLAELSFFSWFAETEQKEITELHDEVAEIIKEDLWPNPLKYFNNEADEEDSDADEDEEENGDEQDDDDEDDAEDDNEDDDAEDN